The Ignavibacteria bacterium genome contains the following window.
TATTTTACCTCTCATAATATCAATGTATGGTAGTAACTTTGGTTTTTCAGCAAGGATTGTGGAATCAATATTTCCAATTAAATAATTCTGTGATGCAATAAGTTCATTGACTTTTTCAAGTAAAATTAAACTGCTTATGTCTTTAAATCTTTCATCAGTGTTCGGAAAATGTTTTCCAATATCTCCAAGTGAAGCAGCGCCAAGTAAAGCATCACATATTGAATGAAGTAAGACATCAGCATCGGAGTGTCCATCAAGTCCTGCTTCAGATGGAATCTCTATTCCACCTAAAATCAATTTTCTTCCACTTACAAATTTGTGAACATCGTAACCGATACCTAGACGAATGTTTATCATATTAAATTCTCTTCATAAAGTATTTTAGCCCCATCCAAATTTGAATATAATCTTTTATTATCAGAATTAAATTCAAACTTTAAGTCCATTGATAATTCTTCCAGTGATAAAATTTTGAAGGACTTACAAATAAATACACTTTTGTTTCTTTTTGTTTTTCTTTCCATCTCGAAGGAGAGACAAAAATGAATTGTATCATAAATGACTTTAAATTCATCTGAGGGAGATAAATAAAAACTTCTTTGAGTTGTATTTAGATTTTTTTTATTAAATGTCTTACACTCTAAGTAATAAGGTTTATTCTTAACCCAAAATATAATATCTGGATAGCCTGTGGCTTTTTTTCTGTTTTTTGTCGTTGAAGGTGTATCGTTTTTAATCTTAAGATCTGTAAATGCTTTTTTTACAAAGGTTTCTATATCATTTCCGACTTCATTAGGTCTATTTCTACTTATTCCCTCTTTATTGATTAGAACAGAGGTTTTTCTGGCGACTCGTTTTAATATTTCTAAGGTTTCCTTATGCTCAGGTTCCTCATCATTAAATCTAATAACTTTTCTACCAGATAAGGCTTCTATAACCAAATTAAAAGGTACATCTTTTAATGGTTGCAACATTTGCTTAATAATATTCTCCAATCTTTGAGTGTAATTTGAATTTTTCATCATTTTATTTTCTTAAATATTAGAATATTTTCTTTTTTCATTACATTATAAAGGCCAAAAATCAATTTCAGAATATTTCTTTCGAGAGAAAATCCAATTGATGTCATATAGTCGATTGTAAATTCAACACTTTGTATTTCTTTACCTTGATATGTTGCATTTCCAATAACAATTACCGCATAAGCATTGGGTTTTAATATGCGGTAGAACTCTGTATAAGCTTTTTTCATATCTGCATTGTATAAGTCAACTTTATTTTTACCATTCCCTCTTACCCCGATAAACTCATTTCGTAGTGATTCTACATTATAGCCCAAATCAACCAAGGAATGTTCATCATTTTCGACATAATTCAAAGCAATTGAATATGGAGGTGATGTAATTATTCCATCAACAGAATTATCTTCAAGTTTAATTCTTCTAGCATCACCTATCTCAATATTGACCTTGCCCAAATTCAAATTAAGCTGAGAGGTTATATTTTTATAATCTTCAATCGATGCAATCATTAATTCCAGATTTTTTGAAAATGATTTTTCAAATTCTTTTCCCCTTCTTGCATTATCGCTAATTGCAACTAATCTTGCTAGTTTATAAAAATCTTTAACCTCTTCGTCATCAATCTCATTAATAACAGCATAGAAGTCTTTCTCATTATTAAAGAGATTTAAATTCAATTTTGATAGAATATAATTTTTGTATTCTTTGATTTTATCAAGATAAAAAAGAGAATTTGTCTTAACTTTTCCTTGTAAAACACACAAAGGGGAAATGTCAATACCATAAAAATTAACACCAAGCAGTTGTGCTTCGAGTGCAGTAGTTCCACTACCCGAAAACGGATCACAAAGCAAATCCCCTGATTGCAATCCAATAATATTAATTAAAGCACGAATCATTTGAGGATGAAATTTTCCTTTATAAGGATAAATCCAATGTGTTAGATATTGATTTACCGATTTAGTACGATTCTTTTGAATTATAAAGAAATAATCAGTTAATTCCCCAAATACAAGCTTAAAGTAAGCACTGCGTTTCTTGATTAGATTAATTAATTCATCGTTTTTATTTAAAATCCTGAATTCCCGTAAACCATTAGTAATTTCAAAATCAACTCCAAAAGATTTCAGCTCAAGTTCTGCA
Protein-coding sequences here:
- a CDS encoding 2-C-methyl-D-erythritol 2,4-cyclodiphosphate synthase encodes the protein MINIRLGIGYDVHKFVSGRKLILGGIEIPSEAGLDGHSDADVLLHSICDALLGAASLGDIGKHFPNTDERFKDISSLILLEKVNELIASQNYLIGNIDSTILAEKPKLLPYIDIMRGKIATTLKINPDQISIKATTNEKMGFVGRQEGIAAISVALLYRKKR